Within the Naumovozyma castellii chromosome 1, complete genome genome, the region TATTTACTTTATTGCCTAATAATAACGCTTCCAACAAATCCATGGTCCGACCAGCTTTACAAACAATAGCCGTATTAGTCTCATATTCTTGCACAAGGTTAATAAGATCTCTTAAAATAGCAAACTTCCCACTTGTATCGGCCAAATTTAAGGGAATATCCTTTGTAATAAGCGATTTAGGCATAAAATGAttaatcaataaatatGGATGTGTGGAAACGTATTCACTATTTTGACACATCGTTCTCATAGATTCCAACACAACATCCTCCTTATAATCCTgagtttcaaaatatctCAAGATATCTGAATAATGTAAGGAAACTATCTGATCGGTAAGTTCTTTTTGATAAAGACACATTGTTGTGGGGAGCCAATAATCACCAGAGGTGTTTCCTGTAACGCCTAATGTTCTAGCGTCGGCGATTGAGGGTATTGGTTTAGTGTCCAATATTTTTAGTAAATCCATAATTAATACGCCGGGCTCACTGGGGGTTTGACCTTGATATTTTAGCTTGATAGAGTGTCTTTCCTCAGTTGGTCAACACTCGAAATAGTTGTTTTAAGAACGACTACGTTCTTGcagattgaaaaaaaatatagGAATTGGCGATAGAGACAGGAACTGACGCCAAAAGACAAGAACACCAAATCAACAATACAAGTAACAATGTCTGCCAATCATGCTACCAACGGTACTGTCAAGTTGAGTGAAGAGGAGATTGCCCTTTATGACAGACAAATCCGATTATGGGGGCTTGAAGCTCAAACCAATATGCGTTCCGCCAAAGTTTTGCTGATAAATTTAGGATCCATTGGGACTGAAATAACGAAGAACATTGTTTTAAGTGGGATCGGTCACTTGAACATATTGGATAATCATATTGTAACTGAGGAAGACCTGGGTTGCCAATTCCTCCTGGGTAAAGAAGATGTGGGTAAGAACAGGCTTGATGCCACCAAAACAAGAATCCAAGAATTTAACCCAAGAGTGAATTTGAGTTTCGATAAAGCTAATATAGAGGACATGGATGCCTCTTACTTCAAGAAGTTTGATTTAGTGATAGGTACTGAATTGAACACTAGAGAGGCAATTACCCTTAACACGATGACTAGGCAACTAAATATTCCTTTGTATTTAGCAGGATCCAACGGGTTATTTGCCTACATATTCGTTGATCTTATCCAATTTGATGCTGAAGATGAGAAGCTGAGAAGCATAAAGGCTACAGAACCTGGGAAAATATCTCAAAATAGAGAAATCATAAGCATAGATGAACGCATTAGTGAAGATGACGATAAAATTGTTTACGAAAGGATTAAAACCAGAAATTTGTACAAACCATTCCAAAATATGTTAGATGATGCTACTCTAAATGGGAAATTGACTCACAGACAATTAAAGAGAGTGTCTAATGCTCTTCCCTTGACGTTGGCTTCCTTTTTGTCATCGTTTGATGATTCTTCGAAAGAAACTTTCGAAACTCAAACGAGAAATATGTGCCTGAAATTAGGTTTACCTATTGAGACAATTTCTACGCAATATACAGAGCAATTTATCAGACAAAGGAATGTAGAATTTGCACCCGTTGCTGCTGTTATAGGGGGTGCTCTAGCTCAAGATGTGATTAACATTCTAGGAAAAAAGCAGTCCCCTCtcaacaatttcattatcttcGATGGGATAACATTAGAGATGAGAATCTTTGAGCTTTAAATACACTATGTATGAACAAGaattgtattgtattgtaATCAATATACACATTAATCAGTAGCAATATAAATATCTAccattttatatatatattaatacaTGTACCATCGTCATATTTTctcattcaaatctttaCTTTACGTGACTTAGTATGTAGTTAGCCGCCACTCAATATTTATATCGtcttatatatatcatttttatataACCCTTAAGCTTGACCGCGTACAGAAACATTTTGTAAGTGAGCCATGAAGCTTTGTAAAGAAACATCATCAGTAAAGACCACTGTAGCGCTAATATTACTTTGATCTTGATAACTATCAGATGGATTCAACTTAGAGAGTAAGAATCTTGCTTGGGATCCACCAGCTTCGGTGTCAATGAACCTTGGTAATGGGAATCTATCaatcaataaatcaacagcttccttctttggttCTTCCAATAGATTTTTAAAGTCCACATACTCTGGATCATCTTGATAACCTGCTTTTCTCCACTGGGCAATTTGTTCACCGTGgtaaattaaaatatagaAGAATGTATCTAACAATAAAATTGTATTTGGTCTCACAGAGATAGAATCCAACAATACTGGTTTAGGATCTTCTTCCATAGAGAATGAAGTCAAGGTTGGTTGAATcataattaaagaattcattGTATCTTCTCTAGTGAAAATATGTCTGTAGAATGCAGTTTCATCAGGTGAATTGTTAAAGACACTTAAGAATTGAGATCTTCTTAAATAGTAGGTAAATTGTGGATATAGATTGAAGTTTGGCTGTAATCTAAATGAAAGTGGATCGTCTTTATTGTATTCACCGTATTTTTGACacaatttaattaaagttCTGTCAATCCACCTAATGACGTCTGCAACCTCAGAAGTTTCAGCTCTGTAAACAGCAATTCTTGCCATTAAGACTGCAGCAGCTTCTTGATCAAAAGATTCTGCAATACCTTGACTACCAAATGGTAATAATTGATTAGCAACCGTGGTGACTCTTGTACGAGTTGTCCCGGAAGAATGTTCATATGTGGTAATAAATTGTGTGAATGCTAGATGTGCCTTCTCATTAGCTAGTGCAGGTGCTGAAGTCCCTGATATTTCGAAAAAAACTGCATAGGAATGATGTGGTGAAATAGATGCCATTTTCCAGCTTGATGTTCCACCCATACCAATTTCGGAGTCACTAACATTAATGGCATCTTTCTGCTTAATTGGAGTGGCATGACCAATTAAACCTTGTagtttcaattctttaCTTGTCTTCACGGACATATTTGCATTGAACGCCATGGTTAAGTAACCGTCAGCATCCTTTTCGAATAACTTCAAGTAagatttcttgaaaattgAAGTGGAAAAGGAATCtgtcaataataaaacaCCTCCAGTAGCATCAgttaattgtttcatttcAGACATACCAATTTGATCATAACATCCAGCAAAAATATCCACAGTATGGCCATTTTCAGCGACTCTTTCGGCAACATGATTATAGAACTTACATGCCTTCTTATAATGAGAAGCACGGTCACTATCAATATCGTGATGAGATCTCAATGGATCCTTCAATTCAGGATTGACGACCAAACCTGGTGCCAAAGTACCTGGACCGGATGAAAACATAATTATTCTTCCTGCACATTGCTTGAAACAGCCTTGCATTAACAAGGAAGCAATATTTACCGCTGACCCAGTAGCTCTTAGTGGTCTATTCCCTGCAGGGATAGACCATCTATCTGGGgttaaattttcaatgaattggttcaatttgaattcaaaattttctaaagGTAAGAAAAATCTTCTCAATGAATATGGAGAAATAACTGCTGCTTGTGGGCTCATTGTATTGATTGTTTTTTGTCCAGTCAACATTTCGGTTAACTGATCCATTTGATACTCCCTATCACCTCTAAAGACATTACATCTATTGATTGTTTCACAAGATAAATCATGCAATTGAACGACATTACCATAAGTAATAACACCAACTAATGCATTTGGTGGCAATAATGCCAAGGATGCGATGATggattctttcaattgattcaaattctcCTCCTCAGCGGTAACATCGATaacgaaaaaaaatacagGTGGAACAGTGATGGGTTTGGaagtaatatattcaatggTAGTATGCTGTAATTCGACAGGCATGCTCTCTTGAGTCATGGTAGCATAGGAAGTTGGCAAGTGATTTCTATTCTTACAAATCGAACAACACCAAACGTTGTGCCTTGGATCAATCGTACAATATGGATTCAAAACAGCCTTACATTGGGCACCACCACAAACAATCGGGTTGTACACGACCGGAGCCActgtttccaattctttcaaaggTGTATATAAACAACCGACTGGAACAACGTTCTTAGCTGCATCAGTTCTTGTGGAGGGGAACACGTTCCAAGAGAAACGGACCCCGTTAAGATCTTCGTTAGTTTCAAAATCCATTGGGTGCGTTGAGGAGCTGCTTACTGACTGACGTGCGACAATGTTCTCATATGTTTTGCCATTAAACTTTGATTGATCGATTTGTTTAACGgattgtttgttgttttgcCACCGTGGACAGAAACCAGAAACGACGTGCGGGTAACATGCAAAATATAATGGTAATAACAATGGTTATAGATATGGAAAGCTCTTATCCAACACATAATcgaaagaattgaagagTTCGATTGCCATACAGAGTATGGGTGCATTAAACAAAGAAAGTTATGTTGTTTTGGGTTGCATAGGGATTCGTCTCTTTGTTTCGTTGCTATTCCCTTCGTTGCAGCATCAACTGGATCAAGCCGTGGAGTTCTCCACCCCAATGACCTCTTTTAAGTCGTTATACGAGGGTATCTACCTTCTAAAGAACCATATTCAAGTGTACGACGGAGGTGTGGTACATCACCCTGTGTTATTGGTATGGTTCTTCTCACAAATCCCATCCGAATTTCTCATAGATTTGCTTTATGCATTTATCGATGGGATAATTGGGTACCAATTGATACAAATAACAAAATATCTAAGGAAATGTACTATTCCATGTTGGGTTGTCGGGGCTGTGTATGCATTAAACCCTTTGGTTTTGCTATCATGTGTGAGTAGATCTTCTATAATATTCACTAACCTCTTTATTTCGTCGGCACTTCTGTATGTGTTACAGGGAAATATCTTAATAACAGCTGCCTGTATTGCCATTGCTGGATACTTATCCGTGTACCCAACATTACTATTGattccattattaaatatggTTAGGACAACAAACAGAAAGGTGTTGACCCTTGTAATCAGTCTGTTAACTTGGCAaatactattattattgagTTACAATGTGAATGGGCATGACTGGAATTTTTTGAGTGCCACATACGGCGAACTAATAACTTTTGGGAAAGTATTCCCCAATTTAGGCTTATGGTGGTATTTTTTCGTTGAAATGTTTGATGCTTTCAtcccatttttcaaagcaGTCTTTAACCTCTTTTTATTCAGTTTTATCATTCCCCTAACTTTAAGGTTCCACAAACAATCACTATATGCATTTGTCTTATGTATTGGGTGGATTGTATTAATGAAACCATATCCAACGTTAGGTGATAGTGGGTTCTTCTTATCATTCATTCCATTTTTTAGTCCTGTGTTTGGGTATTTAAGATACCCCATATTTTCATCCTTATTATTGCTACATGGTATATTATTGTCCCCAATTTTTTACCATTTATGGATTGATCTTGGTTCAGGAAATAGTAATTTCTTTTATGCCATTTCATTAGTGTATGCTCTCGGGCTAGCTTCCATATTGGCCGACTTAACTTGGGCATTATTAAGATACGAGTACGATGATGGAAAACCAAATTATAAGACTAAACTAACTCAAatatagaatatatataaagtAGTAGATAAGAGTAATAAAATCTCCATCTGAGCTGCGTATTTAAAACATTTAGTGAGAAAAACAATACATGTTTATAaacatatttatttgtttatcCATCGATATCGCggattcatttttttgttagCGAAATTTTAATTTGCAAGTGAAAAGTATCTTAATAGTTATTTAAATGAAGTGAATATTCTATAACACGGCAAACAGAATCAACAGGATAGAATAAAATGTCAGAAGTATGTTTTAATTGAGATGAAAGTTGAGAGACCGACAGCCGACAAGCCACATTGCTAATGTTTCTTGCCTGACTgtctttccatttttccATCACTGATCCTTCCAATACTAACTCTCCTTTTATCATCATAAAGTTCACACCAATTAACCCTAAACCATATCTTCGTCAATTGGTAATGAAACCTGTAGTGGTAACGCTGAAGTTCAATAGGACCCAGTACAAAGGAACGCTCGTGTCAACAGATAATTACTTCAATGTTCAATTAAGTAACGCCGAGGAAATAGTTGCTGGGGAACATAAGGGGAAAGTAGGTGATATATTTATCAGATGTAATAATGTTTTGTGGATTGGTGAAGATCTAGATAAGAAAGCCTCCGAAGAAAAAGGAGAAACCGATTAGTTCGAAACCCCTCTATATTTGTTCaggaaattgaacaaatcaTAGCGAATGaatggatggatggatTCAGATGACAACTCCTACCCCAGCCAGGACTCAATCTTTGATGGTACAATATGATTTCTAACCAGTGTACACTGGTAACTTGAATAAAGGTGTATGCCAGTTCAACTACTAGTTAACCTACACGCTATATATTTATAGAAGCACTTACCTATACTATACCTTAAATAAAGTAAAGTAATCTTTTTTGAATGTGAACTGGTTTGTGGGTACTTCTACCTTTCGTAGAATATTTGCTTacaattaaatgaattgCTCCCACGattgaaataatgaatagAAGCATCCTAGAAAAGAAAGTATCTTTACCGTCAATAAACAAAAGTTACACCTTCAGCCCTCTACATTTGGTTAACACAAACATTTGCCCAGAGTTTAAAAAAAGgttattcaatatttgcTGTCGTCTGCCAATTTATTATCGTTCACCGCGGCAATGaaatttatcttcaaacaaacaaaacaCGTAACGTTAACGtgaacaatttcatttaCTAACGTTCAAAACAACTTGGCGCCTGTAAAAGatcatcaattgaaaaagtcCACCTTATACAATGGCTATCATCAATTCTGTTATTGTTCCTGCATAcaaggaaaaattgaatatcaaACCATTGACTACCAGATTATTTGCAGCCTTGGGCAATGATGCTTCTAAGACCACTGAGTTAATTTTCGTTGATGATAACTCTCAAGATGGTTCtgttgaagaagtggaAGCTTTGCAAAAGCAAGGCTATAATGTTAAGATTATTGTTAGAACTACTGAACGTGGTCTTTCCTCAGCCGTCATGAGAGGTTTCCATGATGCTGAAGGTGAATATTTACTGTGTATGGATGCTGATTTACAACACCCTCCTGAAAGTGTTCCAGACATGTTTGACAATTTGAGAAACCACCCATTTGTTCTAGGTACTAGATATGCGCCAGGTGTTGGTATTGACAAGGACTGGCCTTTGTATCGAAGAGTCATCTCTTCCACTGCTAGAATGATGGCCAGACCACTAACAACTGCTTCTGACCCAATGAGTGGGTTCTTTGGTttacaaaagaaatacTTATTGGATCCATCTGCAAAGGACATCGATACCCAAGGTTTCAAAATTGCATTAGAATTATTAGCCAAATTACCATTACCTGCTGATCAACCAATTGGTGAAATTCCATTTTCCTTTGGTGTCAGAACTGAAGGTGAATCCAAATTGTCTGGTAAGGTCATCGTCcaatatttggaacaattaAGAGAATTATATGTTTACAAATTTGGCGCTAAcaatttgttgttgtttttaGCCTTTTGGATTATCTTGGCATTATATGTTGTTTATCAATTATTCTGTCTTGTCttttaagaaaattattttatgtATTGATGTCAGTAACGTATAACAATTCCTGGTAACTATAATtaatagtaataaatattgataatcGTTTCTAATTAGCaaatcttttctttatttaatgatgGCGTTCagatttttttgtttaGTAATTCATAcagagaaaaaaaaattaacgATAATTGACAGCTAGCTTTTGTTCAATTCACTAAGATAAACACCAACAAAGAAGCGAACACTAACTAGTACATCCCTCAATAGCAAACGATATAATGCCACAACCAGAATACATTCAAGAAAGACTACaaaatttagaagataTCGACATTAAAGTTTGTAAGATGTTGCATGAAGCATCTCAAATTGTCTTCACATTTGGTGAGTTGAAAAGAGGCAATACGACTCTGAAACCACAATTTGAATCCCACGTGAGCACCTTTTATACAGACCTTGAGACCGTTCATAATTCTTTAAGGAATGAagtgaaattattggatgaaaatattggaacGAGATTATTACCAATAACGAATGTCAATAAGAAGGCTGTGGGACAAGACGATGAAAAACTGATAGAGCAGATTGCattgttgaagaaagttttgAACGATCAATCTAATGACCAAAAAGTGGTAAATCTATAAGACGAATCGAATGTCAGAGGGACCAACAGTTCGTTGATGATTTACCCGTTATTCTTCGAATACAGAAAGAGGGACATACGAATAGAAGTCATTAAATGTTTTTACGGATCCATAAACCCGACAATATTATATGACTTTTATCAATCATACCAACCAAGCTTCTCTTTTCCATCAAGCAACCAACTTTATAATTATCTTTAGATTTTTTTCAAGTCTCATGATCCTTCCATCCCATCCGCAAATACACGACAACTGGCACATACGTGTGGGACTGTAAGGATCAAGAACCATATAGTCTATACTAGACGTGATATGTGTCATTGCAATACTGTCATACTATAAAACACTCGGTTACGTAATATGCGTTCTGGGGGTCCACCCAGACACCATTGCTCCCCCCCTAATTCCTCGATGGACTGACCAATATAAGAACAAAAATGTTTCAACAGTGCAAGTTGGTCTATCTGAGTTAAGAAACCAAGAATCTGTCATTCCTCGAGATATATCTATCGCTTTATTTTGAGAGTGTCATTtaagaaacagaaaaatatattagatGTCCTTAAAAAGATCTTTACTTTTAAGGCTTACAGACACAGGTGAACCGATTACAAGTTGCTCTTATGGGCCCGGTGTTCTTACTCTACCCTCATTGCCCCTTTCAGAActtgatgaagaaggtaCTCCCTTATATACAgtcaaattattaattgcTGCTGGGTCTCCTGTGGCAAGAGATGGTTTAGTCTGGACAAATTGTCCTCCTAATAAGGAAACTCCATTCAAGAGAGATAAATTCtataagaaaattattaagtCAAGCTTCCATCATGATGATACCATTGATTTGGATGTCTTCAATCCAGGTTCATATTGTTTCTATCTTTCCTTTAGAAATTCTGAAGAACAATTGGAAACTacaagaaaattttatttcttgGCATTACCTAACTTGACTCTAAATGGGAAAACTTTACAATTGAATTCAATCGCTATGCAAAGTGTAGTTTCTAAATGGATGGGTAAAGACTGGGACAAGGTCTTTAAAAAGATTGCAGACAAGGAATACAATATGATTCATTTTACACCCTTACAAGTAAGAGGTGAATCTAATTCTCCTTATTCCTTGGCTGATCATTTAGCATTTGATCCTGAATTCTTCAGCTCTCCCGAAGATGTCAAGAAAATGATACAACACATACATAAGGATTATAATATGTTGTCCATGACTGATATGGTCTTTAACCATACTGCCAATAATTCTGCATGGTTGTTGGATCATCCAGAAGCAGGTTACAATCAATATACTGCACCTCATTTGAGAGCTGCCattgaattagatgaaactcttttgaaatttagTGACAATCTGAAGAATTGGGGTTGTCCAACTGATTTAAAAACAGTGGATGATTTATTCAAGGTGATGGATGGGATTAAAATTCACGTTCTTGGTGTATTAAAATTATGGGAATACTATGTTGTTAATGTCGATGATGCTCttaaggaaattgaagacAATTGGGACAAAGCAGCTCTTTGGGATGGTCCTTCCTTAGATGATGTGAAAGATGATCTGAATAAAATCGCTAACTTTGTTCGTGCTCATGCAACAAGAGAAAATTTTGGTGTTTTGGCAGGGAGAAAATCAAATCAAGTGGATCccaagaaatttaatgaGATATTGAAAACTCTATATGGTAATGACCTTAATGAAAACACTTTGGAAAAGGCTCACCAAATTTTGGATTCTATAAACTTACCGTTATACAAGGAATACGACGATGATGTCAATGAGATTTTAGAACAACTATTTAATCgtattaaatatttgagaATTGAAGAGGATGGTCCAAAACAAGGTCCTattacaaaagaaaaaccaCTAAGTGAGCCTTACTTTACCCGTTTTACGGGCAAAGATGGTAAGAAGTATGCATTAGCAAATAATGGTTGGATTTGGAATGGCAACCCATTAGTAGATTTTGCGTCATCCAAGTCTAAAACGTACCTACGTAGAGAAGTCATTGTTTGGGGTGACTGTGTCAAATTAAGATATGGTAAAGGACCAGAAGATTCTCCATATTTATGGAAGAGAATGGCTGAATATGTGGAAATGAATGCAGCAATCTTTGATGGTTTTAGAATAGACAATTGTCATTCAACTCCTCTTCATGTGGgtgaatattatttagaCTTAGCAAGAAAGGTCAATCCAAATCTTTATGTTGTCGCTGAATTATTCACTGGTTCAGAAGCTACAgattgtttatttgttgaAAGATTGGGTGTCTCTTCTTTAATCAGAGAAGCAATGC harbors:
- the AOS1 gene encoding E1 ubiquitin-activating protein AOS1 (ancestral locus Anc_7.536), which codes for MSANHATNGTVKLSEEEIALYDRQIRLWGLEAQTNMRSAKVLLINLGSIGTEITKNIVLSGIGHLNILDNHIVTEEDLGCQFLLGKEDVGKNRLDATKTRIQEFNPRVNLSFDKANIEDMDASYFKKFDLVIGTELNTREAITLNTMTRQLNIPLYLAGSNGLFAYIFVDLIQFDAEDEKLRSIKATEPGKISQNREIISIDERISEDDDKIVYERIKTRNLYKPFQNMLDDATLNGKLTHRQLKRVSNALPLTLASFLSSFDDSSKETFETQTRNMCLKLGLPIETISTQYTEQFIRQRNVEFAPVAAVIGGALAQDVINILGKKQSPLNNFIIFDGITLEMRIFEL
- the SEC23 gene encoding GTPase-activating protein SEC23 (ancestral locus Anc_7.537), producing the protein MDFETNEDLNGVRFSWNVFPSTRTDAAKNVVPVGCLYTPLKELETVAPVVYNPIVCGGAQCKAVLNPYCTIDPRHNVWCCSICKNRNHLPTSYATMTQESMPVELQHTTIEYITSKPITVPPVFFFVIDVTAEEENLNQLKESIIASLALLPPNALVGVITYGNVVQLHDLSCETINRCNVFRGDREYQMDQLTEMLTGQKTINTMSPQAAVISPYSLRRFFLPLENFEFKLNQFIENLTPDRWSIPAGNRPLRATGSAVNIASLLMQGCFKQCAGRIIMFSSGPGTLAPGLVVNPELKDPLRSHHDIDSDRASHYKKACKFYNHVAERVAENGHTVDIFAGCYDQIGMSEMKQLTDATGGVLLLTDSFSTSIFKKSYLKLFEKDADGYLTMAFNANMSVKTSKELKLQGLIGHATPIKQKDAINVSDSEIGMGGTSSWKMASISPHHSYAVFFEISGTSAPALANEKAHLAFTQFITTYEHSSGTTRTRVTTVANQLLPFGSQGIAESFDQEAAAVLMARIAVYRAETSEVADVIRWIDRTLIKLCQKYGEYNKDDPLSFRLQPNFNLYPQFTYYLRRSQFLSVFNNSPDETAFYRHIFTREDTMNSLIMIQPTLTSFSMEEDPKPVLLDSISVRPNTILLLDTFFYILIYHGEQIAQWRKAGYQDDPEYVDFKNLLEEPKKEAVDLLIDRFPLPRFIDTEAGGSQARFLLSKLNPSDSYQDQSNISATVVFTDDVSLQSFMAHLQNVSVRGQA
- the GAB1 gene encoding GPI-anchor transamidase subunit GAB1 (ancestral locus Anc_7.538); the encoded protein is MGALNKESYVVLGCIGIRLFVSLLFPSLQHQLDQAVEFSTPMTSFKSLYEGIYLLKNHIQVYDGGVVHHPVLLVWFFSQIPSEFLIDLLYAFIDGIIGYQLIQITKYLRKCTIPCWVVGAVYALNPLVLLSCVSRSSIIFTNLFISSALLYVLQGNILITAACIAIAGYLSVYPTLLLIPLLNMVRTTNRKVLTLVISLLTWQILLLLSYNVNGHDWNFLSATYGELITFGKVFPNLGLWWYFFVEMFDAFIPFFKAVFNLFLFSFIIPLTLRFHKQSLYAFVLCIGWIVLMKPYPTLGDSGFFLSFIPFFSPVFGYLRYPIFSSLLLLHGILLSPIFYHLWIDLGSGNSNFFYAISLVYALGLASILADLTWALLRYEYDDGKPNYKTKLTQI
- the SMX3 gene encoding mRNA splicing protein SMX3 (ancestral locus Anc_7.539) yields the protein MKPVVVTLKFNRTQYKGTLVSTDNYFNVQLSNAEEIVAGEHKGKVGDIFIRCNNVLWIGEDLDKKASEEKGETD
- the DPM1 gene encoding dolichyl-phosphate beta-D-mannosyltransferase (ancestral locus Anc_7.540), with the protein product MAIINSVIVPAYKEKLNIKPLTTRLFAALGNDASKTTELIFVDDNSQDGSVEEVEALQKQGYNVKIIVRTTERGLSSAVMRGFHDAEGEYLLCMDADLQHPPESVPDMFDNLRNHPFVLGTRYAPGVGIDKDWPLYRRVISSTARMMARPLTTASDPMSGFFGLQKKYLLDPSAKDIDTQGFKIALELLAKLPLPADQPIGEIPFSFGVRTEGESKLSGKVIVQYLEQLRELYVYKFGANNLLLFLAFWIILALYVVYQLFCLVF
- the MED11 gene encoding Med11p (ancestral locus Anc_2.436), with the translated sequence MPQPEYIQERLQNLEDIDIKVCKMLHEASQIVFTFGELKRGNTTLKPQFESHVSTFYTDLETVHNSLRNEVKLLDENIGTRLLPITNVNKKAVGQDDEKLIEQIALLKKVLNDQSNDQKVVNL